AGACCGGGGTTGTCGGCGTCGAAGTCCACCGTCAGCGTCCCGTTCGGCAGGATCAGCGCGGTGTCCTTGCGCGCGCCGCCCCGGCGGCCGCCGAGCGCGAAGGTGTGCCCGTGCAGGTGCAACGGGTGCCACATCGTTGTCGAGTTGTTGAACTCCAGCCGGACCCGCTCGCCCGCCTTCACCGGGTGCCGCTGGTCGGCCGTGTACGGCTTGCCGTCGAAGGCCCAGTCGTACTTCTCCATTCCCCCGGTCAGCTTGATCCCGATCGTGCGGTCCGGCTCGCGGGCCGCGAGTACGGCGGGCTCCGCGGCGCGCAGCCGGTCCGCCGTCAGCGGCTTCCCGGCCAGCTCGGCGGGCCGGGTCGCGGCGGTGGGCGGCGCCCCCGCCCCCGTGCGCAGCAGGGCGAGCGCGGATGCCGACCCGCCCTTGCCCTCCTTGCCCTCGGCGAGCGCGGTCAGCGGGAACACCCCGTCCTGCGCCGTGACCAGTACGTCGTAGCGCTCGCCCATGCCGAGCAGCAGCGAGCCGGTCTTCGCGTGCTCCACCGGGTAGCCGTCGGTGTGGGTGACCGTCAGTTCGTGGCCGCCGAGGGCGATCCGGAAGGCGGTGTCCCCGCCCGCGTTGACGATCCGCAGCCGGATCCGGTCGCCGGGCTTGGCCGTGAAGACCGACGGGTCCTGCGCCGTACGGCCGTTGACCAGGTAGTGCGGGTACGCGACATCGCCCGGGTCCTTGCCGAGGATGTCGCTCTCCCCGCCCATGAGCAGGCGCGAGGGCCCGCCGCCGGCCGGGGTCTGCGAGGCCGCGCCGCCGTGGCCCGCGTGCCCGCCTCCCGACCGCATGTCCATACCCTTGCGGAGTTCGGCCAGGACCGCGTCCGGGGTGGAGCCGTCGACTCCGTCGACCCAGTCGTCCAGGACCACCACCCACTCCTTGTCGTACGAGAGGGGCTCCCTCGGGTCCTCGACGATGAGCGGGGCGTACAGGCCGCGGTCCTGCTGGACGCCCGAGTGCGGGTGGAACCAGTACGTCCCCGGGTTCGGGACGGCGAACCCGTACGTGAAGGATCCGCCCGGCGCGATGTCCCGCTGGGTCAGGCCCGGGACCCCGTCCATGTCGTTGCGCAGGGCGAGGCCGTGCCAGTGCAGGGAGGTGGCCTGCGGGAGGTTGTTGGCCAGGGTCAGGGCGAGGGTGCCGCCCGCGGTGACCCGGACCTCCTGGCCGGGCAGCCGGTCTCCGTACGCCCAGGAGCGGACGGTGAGCCCGCCGCCCAGGTCGAGCGGGGTGGCGGTGGCGGTCAGCTTGACCTCCGAGACCGGTCCGGTGGCCTTGCGGGCCGCCTCGGCGGCCCGGACCTCGGGCCCGGCGGGGTCGACGTAGCCGCCCGGCGAGGCGGCGGGGGAGGAACCGCCGTGGTTCATGGAGCCGTGGTCCGGGCCGGAGCCCTCGGAGCAGGCGGCGAGCAGCGCCGAACCGGCGAGGGCGGCGGAGGCGCCGAGAACGGCGCGGCGGGTGGGACGGCCGGGACGGTTGGGAAGAGAGCGCATGGAAGCACCTCGTGGTGTGGTCGTACGAGCAGATGGGCGCCGTCTGCTGCCGCCGCTCGGGCCCGGCGCGCGAGGCGCGTCCGGGCGTGCGGGGGCGGCAGCGGGCCCGTCGCTATACGCGCAGTACCGCCAGCTTCGTGAGGAGTTCGCGGGGCGAGGGCGGATCCGGCCCGCCGGACCGGCCCGGCCGACGGGCCGCGCCCCCGAGCGGCGCGGCGTCGCGGAAGCCGGCCGGTCCGGCGCCCAGGATCAGCAGGGTGAGGCCGCCGAGCACGGCCAGGCACACCGACATGGGGTCCATGCCGGTGCCGGGCGGCGGGGCCTCGGCGGCGGGCCCCCGGTCGTGGGAAGCGTGCGCCGGGGCGGTGGCCGTGCCCGGCGTGTGGTCGGCGGCACGCCCGGCCGAGGCAACGGCGGCGGCCGGAGCCGCGTCCTGCATGGTGTGGGACCGACTCGGATG
The Streptomyces sp. NBC_01296 DNA segment above includes these coding regions:
- a CDS encoding multicopper oxidase family protein; this translates as MRSLPNRPGRPTRRAVLGASAALAGSALLAACSEGSGPDHGSMNHGGSSPAASPGGYVDPAGPEVRAAEAARKATGPVSEVKLTATATPLDLGGGLTVRSWAYGDRLPGQEVRVTAGGTLALTLANNLPQATSLHWHGLALRNDMDGVPGLTQRDIAPGGSFTYGFAVPNPGTYWFHPHSGVQQDRGLYAPLIVEDPREPLSYDKEWVVVLDDWVDGVDGSTPDAVLAELRKGMDMRSGGGHAGHGGAASQTPAGGGPSRLLMGGESDILGKDPGDVAYPHYLVNGRTAQDPSVFTAKPGDRIRLRIVNAGGDTAFRIALGGHELTVTHTDGYPVEHAKTGSLLLGMGERYDVLVTAQDGVFPLTALAEGKEGKGGSASALALLRTGAGAPPTAATRPAELAGKPLTADRLRAAEPAVLAAREPDRTIGIKLTGGMEKYDWAFDGKPYTADQRHPVKAGERVRLEFNNSTTMWHPLHLHGHTFALGGRRGGARKDTALILPNGTLTVDFDADNPGLWMAHCHNVYHAEAGMMTVLGYRR
- a CDS encoding DUF6153 family protein; its protein translation is MTRPALRTDRRAARWPRLLLLAALLLGIVTMHTLGHPSRSHTMQDAAPAAAVASAGRAADHTPGTATAPAHASHDRGPAAEAPPPGTGMDPMSVCLAVLGGLTLLILGAGPAGFRDAAPLGGAARRPGRSGGPDPPSPRELLTKLAVLRV